In Rosa chinensis cultivar Old Blush chromosome 1, RchiOBHm-V2, whole genome shotgun sequence, a genomic segment contains:
- the LOC112201159 gene encoding zinc finger MYM-type protein 1-like produces MKRYFKKVSRPEETSSSTKNNVDSESSKKDELEAILDNLPSDPASRKRILDYDPNIRDEVRHRYLLKGPCQPRNHEFPQTLISGTKRRFVPSWFDEHPEWLEYSIENDAVFCLCCYLFKLHHGDQGGGDNLPAKASLIGRIKKDFKIMLEHNYYTLLNASIDCVCFLLRQGLSFRGHDESESSNNRGNFLDRNLQLTSPVIQKDIINAAAVETLNAIMFDMGDAPFSILVDEARDHSVKEQMAVVLRYVDDKGQVIERFVGIQHVKSTDARSLKLAIDELFSRNGLSISNLRGQGYDGASNMQGEFNGLKALILKENDCAFYVHCFAHQLQLALVALAQNYVPVASFFFLVTRVVNIVGASCKRRDLLREQQQNEVMEALHNDELLSGKGLNQETTLKRPGDTRWRSHYGTLLSIISMFSSTIKVIEMIIEDGTYPDQRGEGNLLLAQVQSFDFIFCLFLMRQVLGVTNDLSQALQKNDQDIVNAMDLVKACKQQLQTMREDECEWETFLDKVYSFCGKHGIKIPNMDDVFVAQGKSQRRAEKITNLHHYRVEVFYIVIDRQFSDLNDRFNEVNSELLVCVASLSLDNLFSSFDKQKLLRLAKFYPRDFSERDVLSLEDKLDIYLNEMRSNNEFSQLKGIGSLAKKLVETGKHKTHASVYKLLTLALVLPVATASVEEYSQL; encoded by the exons ATGAAGAGATATTTTAAAAAAGTATCGAGACCAGAGGAGACTTCATCTTCTACGAAGAACAATGTTGATAGTGAAAGCTCAAAGAAAGATGAACTTGAAGCAATTTTGGATAATCTTCCTTCAGACCCTGCAAGTCGAAAGCGTATCTTGGATTATGATCCAAATATTCGTGATGAAGTTCGACATCGTTATTTGCTCAAGGGTCCTTGTCAGCCTCGAAACCATGAGTTTCCCCAAACATTAATAAGTGGAACAAAACGACGTTTTGTCCCTTCTTGGTTTGATGAACATCCTGAATGGTTAGAGTATAGCATAGAAAATGATGCTGTGTTTTGTCTCTGTTGTTATCTCTTTAAACTACATCATGGTGACCAAGGAGGCGGTGATAATTTACCTGCAAAGGCTTCTCTAATTGGAAGAATAAAAAAGGACTTCAAGATCATGTTGGAG CATAACTATTACACTCTCTTGAATGCTTCAATTGATTGTGTTTGTTTCTTGTTGCGGCAAGGTCTTTCTTTTCGTGGTCATGATGAATCTGAATCCTCTAACAACAGAGGAAACTTTCTTGA TAGAAATCTACAGTTAACATCACCTGTTATACAGAAAGATATTATAAATGCAGCTGCAGTTGAAACTCTTAATGCAATCATGTTTGATATGGGTGATGCACCATTCTCTATTTTGGTTGATGAAGCACGAGATCATTCAGTAAAAGAGCAGATGGCAGTTGTTCTTCGCTATGTAGACGATAAAGGCCAGGTAATTGAAAGGTTTGTTGGCATCCAACATGTTAAAAGCACTGATGCACGGTCCTTAAAACTTGCAATAGACGAGTTATTCTCCAGAAATGGGTTGAGCATATCAAATCTTCGAGGACAGGGCTATGATGGGGCTAGTAATATGCAAGGTGAGTTCAATGGTCTTAAGGCACTTATCTTGAAAGAAAATGATTGTGCATTTTATGTTCATTGTTTTGCACATCAACTTCAACTTGCCCTTGTTGCTTTAGCTCAAAATTATGTTCCAgttgcttccttttttttcttagtGACAAGAGTGGTTAACATTGTTGGAGCATCATGTAAACGTCGTGATCTTCTTCGAGAGCAACAACAGAATGAAGTTATGGAAGCTCTTCACAATGATGAACTTCTAAGTGGAAAAGGGttgaatcaagaaactactctcAAACGTCCTGGTGATACACGTTGGCGTTCACATTACGGCACCTTACTGAGTATTATTTCTATGTTTTCTTCCACAATTAAGGTGATTGAAATGATTATTGAAGATGGAACATATCCTGATCAGAGAGGGGAAGGTAATCTTTTGTTAGCACAAGTGCAATCGTTTGACTTCATATTTTGTCTGTTTTTAATGAGACAAGTGTTAGGAGTCACGAATGATTTATCACAAGCATTACAAAAGAATGATCAAGATATTGTCAATGCTATGGATTTAGTCAAGGCATGCAAGCAGCAACTACAAACAATGAGGGAAGACGAATGTGAATGGGAAACTTTTCTTGACAAGGTTTATTCTTTTTGTGGCAAGCATGGTATCAAGATTCCCAATATGGATGATGTCTTTGTTGCTCAAGGGAAATCCCAACGGAGAGCTGAAAAAATAACAAACCTTCATCATTATCGAGTGGAGGTCTTTTATATTGTGATTGATAGACAATTTTCAGACTTGAATGACCGTTTTAATGAGGTAAACTCTGAGCTTCTTGTTTGTGTTGCAAGTTTAAGTCTAGATAATTTATTCTCCTCTTTTGATAAGCAAAAGTTACTCCGTCTTGCCAAATTCTATCCAAGAGATTTTTCTGAAAGAGATGTCTTATCACTTGAAGACAAGCTTGATATTTATCTTAATGAAATGCGATCCAACAATGAATTTTCTCAATTGAAAGGaattggtagtcttgctaaaaAATTGGTGGAGACAGGAAAGCACAAAACACATGCATCAGTCTACAAGCTTCTAACTTTGGCTTTAGTTCTACCGGTTGCAACAGCTTCAGTGGAAGAGTATTCTCAACTATGA